The nucleotide sequence AGAGTAACGTTCAAAGCCAATAAAACTATGGTCACCATCAGGCTCAACGGTCTGTCTACATTCCTGAAGCTTCTCTACCGCCTGACGGAAATCCAGTACTTCGTCGCCTTCCTGCTGGAGCAACCAGAAGTCATCACAGTTTTGGATGGTTTCTACGTCCAGTGCTCTTAGCTGCTCAACGTGGATATCTTCCAGCAGATACTTTTCACCTGTGTATGGATTTTCCTGCTCACCAAGGTAATCCTTCAGAAGCTCATAGGGCCTAACGGCAGGATTCACTACAACCGCTTTAAAACCATACAGGTGATTCAGCCAGATAGAGAAGTAGCCGCCCAGAGAACTGCCAACCAAACCTATCTGATAGTCATCCTTATATTTCTCAATAAGCTCCAGAAGAAGAGTCCTGGCATCAGACGGAAAGCAAGGCATCTGAGGAACCACAACCTTGATATCCGGACGGTGCTCTGCACAGTACTCCTTCATTACATTCGCTTTGTGCGATAAGGGAGAACTGTTAAAGCCATGAATATAAAGTAGTAATGCTGGCTTGCTCATTAGTAACCACCAGCATTGAAATCAGGGAAGAACTCGCTACCTTCCAGCCTGTGCACCTGAGCTTTCAGTGTTCCGTCTTCAAACAGCTCGAATGTTCTCCAGCCCGGAGACTGCGCATCCAGAGCAAAGTCCTGCGAATCAGGTTTAAACTGAACACAGGTTGAAGGGGTAGTGATAACACGTACGCCATGATGTTTTTCATCAAAGGCCTGGTGAACATGCCCGCAAACGGCAGCCCGGACATTATTATGCTTCTTAACCACTTCCCAGAAGCTTTCTGCATGATAAAGCGTATGCTGATCAAGCCAGGCACTGCCAACCAGCACAGGATGGTGGTGCAGCAAGATTAGTGTGTGACGTTCCGGGTGCTTTGCTAACTTTTCATCCAGAAGAGCAAGTTGTTGTCCGTTCAGACGGCCATGAGGAACGCCTGCTACCTGACTGTCCAGCGAGATGATCTGCCAGAAATCTCCGGCCAGAACATGTGGCTCAGAGAAAATCTGATCCGATGGTAGAACGCTTTTCATATTGGGCTTAAAGTCGTGATTTCCCGGCAGCCACAGGCACGGCTTCTCTAAACAAGAGATCTCCTGCTCAAACCGGCAATAGGACTTAGCGGTGTGATCCTGAGAGATATCACCGGTCGCCAATATTGCGTCAAATTCTGTATTTCTGTTTTTAACCTCACTCACAACAGCACGAAAACTATCTAAAGTATTCACACTCAACAGGCACCCGTCCTGTATGGAAAACAGGTGAGTATCTGTCAGCTGCAATAGTTTTATACTATTTCTTTCTGAGGTTGTTGATAATTTCACAACTGATACCTGATTTTAAATTCTTTTGCTTATTCCCATGCTCACGTGGCTTATCAAAATACGGGGGCGCGACTAATCCCATGTCTCAGACAAAATGTCAGCCAGTCACTTAAAAACTGGTTCAACTGAAATTTCTCATCTTTTTGCATCATTTTGTCATTTGGATAGTCATAGCGAGCTTTTACTCTTGAGATCTGTTCGCTCGCACACACTTCAGCTACCCGCGCATCGTGATAAAGCCTTACTGTCATTTTAGGCAATGGAAAAACAGGCTGCTCATTACATTGGCTAACATCAATTACTGTTGTGTATTTTGTGATTTCACTCACTTCTAATTGATAAGCCATACTGGCAACCTGGTATGAACGCACATCCCCGACACTTGGCCTGGTCGGTAGCAAAGCATTGAGTTTCGCATAATTTGTTTCGTATACACGCATTAGTTCTGCGAGATCAACGTGATACGGTTTGCCAGTACTTATTTCAGCCATCGGGATTGTAGTTCTTTATAATTCAGCTCCAACCATTGCAACGCAATAATTGAGGCACCGTTCTCAATTTTACCGTCTGCAATCATACGAAATGCGACCTGACGGCTAACAACCTGAACACGAATATCTTCATTCTCGTAGTCCAGACCATGGATTCCACCTGCATTTGATGCATCAACCTGGCCTACATATACGTCCAGTTTTTCAGAGCACCCACCCGCTGAAGGGTAGTAGCTAGTCACTTTAGTCAGTTCTCCAACCTCAACGCCAGCCTCTTCCATCGCTTCGCGACGGACAAGCTCTTCCGGAGACTCATCGGCATCCATAATTCCTGCAACAATCTCTATCTGCCACGGCTGCTCCTGCTCCAGGCAGCCGACCCTGACCTGCTCAATCAGAACCACTTCATCGGATACAGGATCGTACGGCAGCATTGCGGCTGCGTGTCCGCGTATAAATAATTCGCGCTCTACCGGCTCACTCCAGCCACCTTCGAACAGTTTATGCCTGAAGCGGTACTTAACCATTTCAAAAAAGCCCTTAAAAAGCGTCTCTTTCGACAGAATTTCTACGTCTTTGGTTGTAAACTTTTGCTTCATGCTCTCATATGTCCTTAGTGCAAGAGGATTCCTGCGCTCTATTTTAATCTTAGTCAATAAGATTGACCAATGATAATGCTCAACTTTTTCAATAAGCCTTAAATAATAGTTTAAATCTCAAAAAATATATTGCACAATTGGATAATTAAATGTAAAAAAGCGCAAAGATTCGAGCAATTTTCCTACAAGTTAGGTTAAACTCTTGATGGTCAACCAAGTTAACAAGGCGGGACAAGCCAAAATGAAAAAAATGCTTCCACTAATGATCAGCATGACTCTAGGTAGTGTATCTACTTTCGCAACTGCTGATGATTTAGCTCAGATTTACGATCTTGCAAAAGAAAACGATCCAACTCTTCTTCGTTCTGCAGCAGAGCGTGATGCTGCGTTTGAAGCCATTGAACAAAGCCGCAGTACTTTTCTGCCGCAGGTTAACTTAACGGCAAGTTATGATATTAACCGCACCGATTATAGCAGTGAGTCAGTATCAACAGATAACAATTCCTTCACTGCAGGTATCGGGTTTACTCAGGAGCTGTACAAACGCTCAAGCTGGCTTAACCTTGATCAGTCAGAGAAAAGTGCTCGCCAGGCTGATGCCGCTTATGCCGCAGAACAGCAAAGCCTGATCCTTCGGGTTGCAACTGCCTACTTCGAAGTGCTGAGAGCTCAGGACAGCCTTGAGTTTGTTCGCGCTGAAAAAGCAGCCGTTGCCCGTCAGCTTGAGCAGACAAAGCAACGCTTCGAGGTTGGTCTTTCAGCAATAACTGACGTACACGATGCCCAGGCTCAGTTCGATAGCGTACTGGCAAGCGAAGTCGTCAGTGAAAACTCTCTTATCAACAGCTATGAGTCTCTGCGTGAAATCACAGGTCAGGAGCATACCGACCTGAATATTCTGGATACAGAAAGTTTCAGCGCGGCACGTCTTTCAGAAACGCCGGAAGCGCTGCTTGAGCAAGCACAGACGCAAAACCTGACCCTTCTTTCTGCCCGAATTTCTCAGGACATTGCGCGTGACAATATTGAGCTGGCAAGCTCTGGCCGACTTCCTTCTCTGACCCTTGACGGCTCATACGGCCTTCTGGACAGAACAGATGAAAGTGGCAACAACACGGATGTCGATTACAACTCTTTCAACCTCGGTCTGAACTTCTCAATGCCTCTGTATACCGGCGGTAATATCAACTCACAGGTAAAACAGGCTCAGTTCAACTATGTTGCGGTAAGTGAAAGTCTTGAAGCCAGTTACCGTGGTGTTGTAACAACAGTTCGCAGCTCTTACAACAACGTAAACGCAAGCATCGGCACAATCAAAGCTTACGAGCAGTCTGTAATCTCAGCAAAATCAGCACTTGAAGCAACGGAAGCAGGCTTTGATGTGGGTACTCGTACCATCGTTGACGTACTGGACTCAACCCGTAGCCTTTACGACGCAAACCGTAACCTTTCAAATGCACGCTACGACTATCTGATCAGCATTCTGAACCTTCGTCAGGCGGTTGGTACGCTTAGCGAGCAGGATGTTATGGATATTAATGCGGGGTTGAAGGCGCAGGGGTAACAGGTTGCAGGTTGCAGGTTGCAGGCTGACTCTCATACACAAATATTAAAGTGGCCTGAGAACGGTTCTCCCCCTTTAGTGAAAAAGCCTAACTGGTTGATAAAGCTAATAGAAGGGGGAGTTAGAGGGGGTTGGTTATGCCATGCATGGTTAAACCACCAAAACTTAAACCCATGAGAAACAACCCCTCCCAGCCTCCCCTTCGATGTTACTTTTTCGAAAATCCGGCCTTTCGAGGCTAAGGGGAGGAGCATTCTTTGGCTCCTTAAACTTGTGTATAAGAGTCAGGGTTGCAGGTTGCAGGTTGCAGGTTGCAGGTTGCAGGTTGCAGGTTGCAGGTTGCAGGTTGCAGGTTGCAGGTTGCAGAATTAAAAAGGCTTGAGATATAAATCTCAAGCCTTTTTTATGGGAAAACCTGCATTTACCCTGTAACCTGTAGGGCAAAGCCCGTCCTGTCACCTGTAACCTTTACTAACCTTTCCCACCCTTAATCGTATTAATAATTTCCGTAGTAGAAACCCCTTCCTCAAAGTTTAGTACCCGTACTTCACCACCCGCTGCGATCACTTCTTCGCCGCCGGCGATTTCTTCCGGTTTGTAGTCGCCACCTTTAACTAAAAGGCTTGGTAGTACTTCTGAGATTAAACGCTGTGGTGTCTCTTCGTTGAAAGGTACAACCCAGTCAACGGCACCTAAACCAGCCAGAACAGCCATGCGGCGGTCTGTCGGGTTTACCGGGCGTCCGGGGCCTTTAAGCATTTTTACTGACTCGTCAGTGTTAACTGCAACAATCAGACGGTCACCAAGCTCAGCGGCGTGGTTCAGATAAGAAACATGTCCGGCGTGGAGGATGTCGAAACAACCGTTGGTCATTACTACTTTCTCGCCTTTGGCTCTGGCTTTCTTCACCGCTTCAATCAAAGCAGGCTCTGAGATAATTCCGTAATCAGTGTCCTGACCACCATGAACCGCTTCAGCAAGCTCAACCTCAGATACGGTGGAAGTACCCAGTTTACCAACGACAACACCAGCCGCTGCATTTGCAAGAGCACAAGCCTGGTCAAGTGGCTTTCCTGCCGCTACTGAAGCCGCCAGAACAGAGATAACCGTATCACCGGCACCAGTCACATCGTAAACCTCTTTCGCCTGCGTAGGCAGGTGGAAAGGCTTCTCTCCCTTGCGAAGAAGAGTCATACCGTTCTCACTTCGGGTGACAAGCAGAGCTTCAAAGTCATAGGTATCGATCAGCTCAAGACCTTTCTGAACCAGCTCCTCTTCATCTTTAATCTTACCAGCGACCAGTTCAAATTCCGCCATATTTGGCGTCAGAAGCGTGGCACCACGGTAGCGCTCAAAGTCAGCGCCTTTCGGGTCGATAAATACAGGAACACCTGCAGCACGAGCCTTCTGAATCATCACCTGAACATGCTCCAGGCCACCTTTGGCATAATCCGACAGCACGACGGATTTAATTTCAGGCAGAACCTTATCCATACGGGATAAAATCAGCTCTGCATCGGTATTCTCAAACTTATCTTCAAAGTCCAGACGGATAAGCTGCTGTCCGCGGCTCATCACTCTTAGCTTTGTTATTGTCGGGTAGTCCGGTAGGGCGACAAAGTCACAGTTAACTTTTAAAGAAGTCAGTGTGTTAGTCAGAACTTTTGCCGGCTCATCTTCACCAACCAGACCAATGATATTTGCCTTTCCGCCCAGTGCAGCTATGTTCATTGCTACGTTTGCAGCACCACCCGGACGTTCTTCATTCTCTTCTACTTTAACAACAGGAACCGGAGCTTCTGGAGAGATACGCCCCGTCGGGCCATACCAGTATCTGTCCAGCATCACATCACCAATAATTAATACACCTGCATTTTCATATTCAGGTAGGCTCGGTTTCATAAAATTCTCCAATAATTAAAGCTAACGCGAGTTTAGCACAGGGCTTATCCTGCCTAAACCGTTTCGCCCAGCCATTTTTCCCAGTTTTTACGTACACAGTCGCGTTCATCTGCAAATCTCGACTCATCCACATCTGCATCCTGATTTAACAAATTGCGGTGGTGAATCTCATCGCGCAAACTTGTATAAGAATCCGTCAGTTCCTTAGCTTCAGAATCAGAAATAATCCCCTGCTGCATCAGTGATTCGAAAACCCTGACATTATCTGACCAGCGAGTGAGTTCCGGATGCTTAGCGCTGTAGTTAAGGACAAGATACTGAGCAATAAATTCAATATCTGTGATACCTCCGGGGTCTTGTTTGAGCATAAAGCGGCCGGATTTTTTACCACCAAGATGCTCACGCATTTTTTCGCGCATCCCGGTTACTTCTTTTTTCAGGGCTTCCTGATCCCGTTCGCGGCACAGAACACGCTTACGGATATCATCAAAAGCGCTAACCAGTGGCTCATCACCAAAGATAACCCGGGTCCGGGTCAGGGCCTGATGTTCCCATGTCCAGGCTTCATTGTGCTGATACTCCTCAAACGCATCCGTCGGGCTCACCAGCAATCCGGATGCACCGGAAGGTCTTAAGCGGGTATCCACTTCATACAAAATACCTGACGCTGTTCTGGATGAGAAAATATGAATAATTCTCTGAGCAAGGCGCAGATAAAACTGACGTCCGTCAATCTCCTTTTTGCCGTCGGTGTAGACGTGTACCGGGCAGTCATGCATAAAGACAATATCCAGGTCGGAATTGTAGCCAAGCTCCCAGCCGCCAACCTTGCCGTAACCAATAACAGCAAAACCTTTTCCGTCTCTGTCTTTCAGGTGAGTGGGTTCACCATATTTCTCAGAAAGCTGCAGCCACGCCTGATGTACCACAGCATCAACAATCGCCTCAGCCAGATAAGTTAAGTGATCACTCACTTTCATGACCGGCAGGACGCCTGCGATATCTGCTGCAGCAATACGCAGAATACAAGTCTGCTTAAACTGCCTGAGCGCTTCCATCTGCTGCTCCATATCATCTTCCGGAATACGGGCGAGATAGTCTCTGAGCTCACTCTTATAAGAAGAGAGAGGCACCGGATTGTACAGATGTTGCGGGTCCAGCAGCTCATCAAGCAATATAGGATATCTTCCTAATTGCTCTGAAAGCATCGGGCTTGCGGTGCAGAGGCGAACCAGCTGCTTTAATGCCGCCGGGTGTTCATCAAGCAATTCCAGATAAGTGGTTCTGGTCAGAATCTTATGCAGAAGATGCAGCACTCTTGGCAGGCCATATTTGGCATCCTGATGCGCATAGATTGCCTGAAAAATCTTAGGCATCAGTCTGTTAAGCACCTCCCGGCCGCGAGGGCCAAGGGTTTTCTTTGCTGTATCAGATTTAAACTGACGGATTGTTGCCGCATCGCCTTCAACATCAGCAACATTCAGATCTTCCTGCAGCACATGTTCGATAACCTCATCTTTATCGACCATATCCCACAACTCGGAAAAGTGCTTTTCTACCGGCGCGGACTCTTCTTCCTCTTCTCCAATCAGATCCTCAAACACAGCATGGACTCTGGCCATATGCCCCTGAGTCTGACTCAACAGTGCGTCCCAGGAAACTTCATCCATCGCAACAGCCAGTTTTTCTCGTTCGGCATCATTGTCAGGCAGAGTTTGAGTCTGCTTGTCTGCCATAGCCTGGATCAGGTTTTCAAGTCGTCTCAGGTAACGGTAAGCGGACTCCAGATCATCCACTTCTTCCGCCCCAAGAAGGCCAAGTTCTTTGATAGCGTCAAGCGTTTCCAGCAAACCCCGCTTGCGCAGGCTCGGTTCACGCCCGCCACGCACAAGCTGAAATACCTGAGCGATAAACTCCACTTCCCGGATGCCACCGGCACCCAGCTTGATATTGTTTGTCAGCCCTCTGCGCCTTACCTCACTGGAGATCATGGACTTCATGCGCCGCAGGGCCTGAATCGCACTGAAATCGATATAACGGCGGAACACAAACGGCCGGAGCATTTGTCTCAGCTCCTGGTAGCGGGGATACATCTCCCTGCCCATCACCCGGGCTTTCACCATGGCGTAGCGTTCCCAGTCACGCCCCTGCTCCTGATAATAATCTTCAAGGGCGGCAAAGCTCATCACCAGAGGGCCACTGTCACCAAAAGGACGTAAGCGAAGATCAACCCGGTAGCAGAAGCCGTCTACCGTCTGCTGGTCCAGCGCCTTAATGATTCTCTGACCTAAGCGGGTAAAGAACTGGGCATTGGCAATACTTCTGCGTGCCCCCTGCGTTTCACCATTTTCTGCATAGGTAAAGATAAGGTCGATATCCGAAGAAAAGTTAAGCTCACCGCCACCCAGTTTCCCCATACCGATGATAAGCATTGGCTGAGCTTCACCCTCTGCATTGCAAGGTGTTCCCCACTCCTTACAGCAGGCATCATACTGCCATTCATAGGCTTCAAAGATCATGGCTTCAGCAAGCAGGGAAACATGACTCAGGCTCTCTTCCAGCGTCCAGCTGTTTAAAAAGTCACGCCAGGCAATAATGGTCATCTCCTGTCTTCTGAACTGGCGGAGTACCTTATGTCCCTGATTTTCATCGCTGCACTGAAAAAGCTTCTCTTTTAACTCCTCCCGGTAGCCACAGGCTCTGTCGCTCTTTTCCAGTAATTGCGGCAGCTTCGCGCATAGCTCTTCATCGCGCAGCAGAGAATCCTGCACAAACTCACTTAAAGCCAGCACACGGAACAGGTCCTGTTTTACTGACTCAGGCCACTGCTGAATCGCCTCTTTGATGGTGTCTGAAAATCGCTCATAAGCTTTGTCAGCTTCAAGCTGAAGCTGCTCACTGATGGGTTGCATATCTCGTCCTTGCGCAAAAGCTGTCGTTTTCCCTACTCTAACAATAAAAAACGCCCACTAAAATTTTAGCGGGCGTTTGTTTTCTATAAATTTTTAAATGATTGAACTAGATCTTGAATGACTGAATCTTACCATCCAGCTCTTCAGCATTGGCCTGCATCATTTCAGAGGTTTCAAGCAGCTCTGTTACTACCACTACAGAAGCTTCCACCAGCTCACGTACATTAGACAGATTCTGGTTCATCTCATCTGCCACGCTACTCTGCTCATCCGCCGCAGTCGCTATCTGGAAGTTCATATCATTAATATTGCTTACCTGCAGAACGATACCATCCAGTTCAGAACCTGCATTGGTTACCAGCTCAACACCATCGGCAGCTTCAACCACACTTTTCTCCATCAGCTCTACCGCTGAGTTCGCGCTTTCCTGAAGCTGGCTGATCATATCCTGAATCTCAACCGTGGCGTTCTGAGTTCTCTGGGCAAGGTTACGCACTTCATCCGCGACCACTGCAAAGCCTCGTCCGGCTTCACCTGCACGAGCAGCCTCAATTGCAGCGTTAAGCGCCAGCAGGTTAGTCTGTTCAGAGATTCCCTGAATCGTACCGACAACGCTGCCGATAGCTTCAACGCGCTCTTCAACCTGGTTTACCGCTCCCGCAGACTTGGAAAT is from Vibrio sp. JC009 and encodes:
- the glnE gene encoding bifunctional [glutamate--ammonia ligase]-adenylyl-L-tyrosine phosphorylase/[glutamate--ammonia-ligase] adenylyltransferase, which produces MQPISEQLQLEADKAYERFSDTIKEAIQQWPESVKQDLFRVLALSEFVQDSLLRDEELCAKLPQLLEKSDRACGYREELKEKLFQCSDENQGHKVLRQFRRQEMTIIAWRDFLNSWTLEESLSHVSLLAEAMIFEAYEWQYDACCKEWGTPCNAEGEAQPMLIIGMGKLGGGELNFSSDIDLIFTYAENGETQGARRSIANAQFFTRLGQRIIKALDQQTVDGFCYRVDLRLRPFGDSGPLVMSFAALEDYYQEQGRDWERYAMVKARVMGREMYPRYQELRQMLRPFVFRRYIDFSAIQALRRMKSMISSEVRRRGLTNNIKLGAGGIREVEFIAQVFQLVRGGREPSLRKRGLLETLDAIKELGLLGAEEVDDLESAYRYLRRLENLIQAMADKQTQTLPDNDAEREKLAVAMDEVSWDALLSQTQGHMARVHAVFEDLIGEEEEESAPVEKHFSELWDMVDKDEVIEHVLQEDLNVADVEGDAATIRQFKSDTAKKTLGPRGREVLNRLMPKIFQAIYAHQDAKYGLPRVLHLLHKILTRTTYLELLDEHPAALKQLVRLCTASPMLSEQLGRYPILLDELLDPQHLYNPVPLSSYKSELRDYLARIPEDDMEQQMEALRQFKQTCILRIAAADIAGVLPVMKVSDHLTYLAEAIVDAVVHQAWLQLSEKYGEPTHLKDRDGKGFAVIGYGKVGGWELGYNSDLDIVFMHDCPVHVYTDGKKEIDGRQFYLRLAQRIIHIFSSRTASGILYEVDTRLRPSGASGLLVSPTDAFEEYQHNEAWTWEHQALTRTRVIFGDEPLVSAFDDIRKRVLCRERDQEALKKEVTGMREKMREHLGGKKSGRFMLKQDPGGITDIEFIAQYLVLNYSAKHPELTRWSDNVRVFESLMQQGIISDSEAKELTDSYTSLRDEIHHRNLLNQDADVDESRFADERDCVRKNWEKWLGETV
- the nudF gene encoding ADP-ribose diphosphatase; translated protein: MKQKFTTKDVEILSKETLFKGFFEMVKYRFRHKLFEGGWSEPVERELFIRGHAAAMLPYDPVSDEVVLIEQVRVGCLEQEQPWQIEIVAGIMDADESPEELVRREAMEEAGVEVGELTKVTSYYPSAGGCSEKLDVYVGQVDASNAGGIHGLDYENEDIRVQVVSRQVAFRMIADGKIENGASIIALQWLELNYKELQSRWLK
- the tolC gene encoding outer membrane channel protein TolC, which produces MKKMLPLMISMTLGSVSTFATADDLAQIYDLAKENDPTLLRSAAERDAAFEAIEQSRSTFLPQVNLTASYDINRTDYSSESVSTDNNSFTAGIGFTQELYKRSSWLNLDQSEKSARQADAAYAAEQQSLILRVATAYFEVLRAQDSLEFVRAEKAAVARQLEQTKQRFEVGLSAITDVHDAQAQFDSVLASEVVSENSLINSYESLREITGQEHTDLNILDTESFSAARLSETPEALLEQAQTQNLTLLSARISQDIARDNIELASSGRLPSLTLDGSYGLLDRTDESGNNTDVDYNSFNLGLNFSMPLYTGGNINSQVKQAQFNYVAVSESLEASYRGVVTTVRSSYNNVNASIGTIKAYEQSVISAKSALEATEAGFDVGTRTIVDVLDSTRSLYDANRNLSNARYDYLISILNLRQAVGTLSEQDVMDINAGLKAQG
- the hldE gene encoding bifunctional D-glycero-beta-D-manno-heptose-7-phosphate kinase/D-glycero-beta-D-manno-heptose 1-phosphate adenylyltransferase HldE — encoded protein: MKPSLPEYENAGVLIIGDVMLDRYWYGPTGRISPEAPVPVVKVEENEERPGGAANVAMNIAALGGKANIIGLVGEDEPAKVLTNTLTSLKVNCDFVALPDYPTITKLRVMSRGQQLIRLDFEDKFENTDAELILSRMDKVLPEIKSVVLSDYAKGGLEHVQVMIQKARAAGVPVFIDPKGADFERYRGATLLTPNMAEFELVAGKIKDEEELVQKGLELIDTYDFEALLVTRSENGMTLLRKGEKPFHLPTQAKEVYDVTGAGDTVISVLAASVAAGKPLDQACALANAAAGVVVGKLGTSTVSEVELAEAVHGGQDTDYGIISEPALIEAVKKARAKGEKVVMTNGCFDILHAGHVSYLNHAAELGDRLIVAVNTDESVKMLKGPGRPVNPTDRRMAVLAGLGAVDWVVPFNEETPQRLISEVLPSLLVKGGDYKPEEIAGGEEVIAAGGEVRVLNFEEGVSTTEIINTIKGGKG
- a CDS encoding DUF1249 family protein — protein: MAEISTGKPYHVDLAELMRVYETNYAKLNALLPTRPSVGDVRSYQVASMAYQLEVSEITKYTTVIDVSQCNEQPVFPLPKMTVRLYHDARVAEVCASEQISRVKARYDYPNDKMMQKDEKFQLNQFLSDWLTFCLRHGISRAPVF
- the yqiA gene encoding esterase YqiA; its protein translation is MSKPALLLYIHGFNSSPLSHKANVMKEYCAEHRPDIKVVVPQMPCFPSDARTLLLELIEKYKDDYQIGLVGSSLGGYFSIWLNHLYGFKAVVVNPAVRPYELLKDYLGEQENPYTGEKYLLEDIHVEQLRALDVETIQNCDDFWLLQQEGDEVLDFRQAVEKLQECRQTVEPDGDHSFIGFERYSEEIVSFLKL
- the cpdA gene encoding 3',5'-cyclic-AMP phosphodiesterase yields the protein MKLSTTSERNSIKLLQLTDTHLFSIQDGCLLSVNTLDSFRAVVSEVKNRNTEFDAILATGDISQDHTAKSYCRFEQEISCLEKPCLWLPGNHDFKPNMKSVLPSDQIFSEPHVLAGDFWQIISLDSQVAGVPHGRLNGQQLALLDEKLAKHPERHTLILLHHHPVLVGSAWLDQHTLYHAESFWEVVKKHNNVRAAVCGHVHQAFDEKHHGVRVITTPSTCVQFKPDSQDFALDAQSPGWRTFELFEDGTLKAQVHRLEGSEFFPDFNAGGY